CCGCTCGCGATGCGCGAGCCGCTCGGGCTGAGCGCGCATTCCACCTGCATGTCGCTCGGCCTCCAGCTCGCCAACTACCGGCAGCTTCGCGACGCCGTGAGCTTTTTCCGCAAGCACGGCGCGCGCTGCGCCGAAGTGCCGCCCGAGCTTTATCCCGGCATCGACTACGCCGCCCACGTCTTGGACCCGGACGGCCACTGCTTGAAGCTCTACTACTATATGGAGCAGGTCGGCTGGGACGGAAAGCCGCGCCCCAAAAATTTGCGGCGCGGCGTAACCAGCGGCGAGTGGCCTGAGACGGTCGAGCCGATGTCCGACACGTATGAGGGCGAGCCGTTTCTCGGTCCGTGGGGATAGAAAAGACTGAATTAAAACTTTGCGGTCTTGGCGTCTTGGCGCGATGCTAAATCGGACAAAGTATACTCGCGCAAAGGCGCAAAGCGCGCCAAGGCGCGGCCAACGGGGACAGGCAACTTTTTCGGGGACTGGCTGCTTTTTTGTATTCCCAAAAAGCTGCCTGTCCCCTGGTTCCGAAAAAGTAGCCAGTCCCCTAGAGGTAACGAATGCAATCTAAAGTGACATTCCAGTCGGACGGGCTCAATCTCTCGGGGATAGTTCACGTTCCGGACGATCTCCGTCCCGGCGACCGCTGGCCGGCCTTCCTCGTCCTGCACGGATTCGGCGGCAACAAAGAAAGCCGCGGCGCGATCGTCATCGTCGAGCAGTTGGCCCGATGGGGTTATATCGCGATGCGATTCGACTTCAGAGGATGCGGCGAGAGTGGCGGCGAGCGCGGCCGCATTCTTTGTCTCGATCAAGTAGCCGACACGGCGAACGCGGTGACTTACATGGCTAACCGGCCCGACGTGGATCCGGAACGGATCGCATTGGTCGGCAGCAGCTTCGGCGCGGCGGTGGCCATTTACACGGGAGGCGCGGACGGGCGCATCGCGGCCGTCATTTCTTCCGGCGGTTGGGGTGACGGCGAGCGCAAGTTTCGCCGCCAGCATCCGACACCGGAGGGTTGGGCGCGATTTACGCGCATGTCGGAGGAGGGCCGGCGCCATCGAGAGCGCACGGGAGAATCCCTTATGGTTCCGCGCTTCGACATCGTCCCCATCCCCGAGCGCCTGAGGCAAAACATGAGCGCCGGCTCGATCACGGAGTTTCCCGCCGAGACCGCCCAGAGCATGTATGACTTTCGCGCGGACGAAATGGTCGGAAAAATCGCCCCGCGGCCGCTCTTGCTCCTGCACAGCGCCAACGACTCCGTGACTCCCACCGAAGAATCGATCGAGCTGTTCAGGCGAGCAAAACAGCCGGTCGAGCTCCACTTGCTGTCCGAAGTCGATCACTTCATGTTCGGCGAGGGAAACTCGCGCGTCACCCGAATCGTTTCCGACTGGCTGGCGCGCTACTTCCCGGCGCACAAATGACTGCCATGC
Above is a genomic segment from Candidatus Binatia bacterium containing:
- a CDS encoding alpha/beta hydrolase, which codes for MQSKVTFQSDGLNLSGIVHVPDDLRPGDRWPAFLVLHGFGGNKESRGAIVIVEQLARWGYIAMRFDFRGCGESGGERGRILCLDQVADTANAVTYMANRPDVDPERIALVGSSFGAAVAIYTGGADGRIAAVISSGGWGDGERKFRRQHPTPEGWARFTRMSEEGRRHRERTGESLMVPRFDIVPIPERLRQNMSAGSITEFPAETAQSMYDFRADEMVGKIAPRPLLLLHSANDSVTPTEESIELFRRAKQPVELHLLSEVDHFMFGEGNSRVTRIVSDWLARYFPAHK